The following coding sequences are from one Seonamhaeicola sp. ML3 window:
- a CDS encoding SCO family protein, with protein MKYITLIATFLIFISCKEEQKVHKGVTKLPYFNSADFTPNWDKGVHKIPAFSFTNQEDETITNKTFEGKIYIADFFFTSCPGICPKLTKNMGKIQKTYEQDEDILLLSHTVMPWRDSVPVLKDYALRNGVNNEKWHLVTGDKEVLYHMARAGYFADEDFVKTQDESNFIHTENFILVDKQGFIRGVYNGTLPLDVERLYRHIDILKQES; from the coding sequence ATGAAATACATCACATTAATAGCAACGTTTTTAATTTTCATTTCATGCAAAGAAGAGCAGAAAGTGCATAAGGGAGTAACTAAATTGCCTTATTTTAATTCAGCAGATTTTACTCCAAATTGGGATAAAGGGGTTCATAAAATACCAGCATTTTCATTTACGAATCAAGAAGACGAAACCATTACCAATAAAACATTTGAAGGGAAAATTTATATTGCAGATTTCTTTTTTACTAGCTGTCCAGGTATCTGCCCAAAGTTGACCAAAAATATGGGTAAGATTCAGAAAACTTACGAACAAGATGAAGACATATTATTGTTGTCTCATACCGTTATGCCATGGCGAGATTCGGTTCCTGTTCTAAAAGACTATGCTTTAAGGAATGGTGTGAATAATGAAAAATGGCATTTGGTTACAGGGGATAAGGAGGTATTGTATCATATGGCACGAGCAGGTTATTTTGCCGACGAGGATTTTGTGAAAACTCAAGATGAGAGTAATTTTATTCATACCGAAAATTTTATACTGGTAGATAAACAAGGCTTTATTAGAGGTGTTTATAATGGTACACTTCCGTTAGATGTAGAGCGACTTTATAGACATATAGATATATTAAAACAGGAAAGTTAG
- a CDS encoding toxin-antitoxin system YwqK family antitoxin, translating into MKHTLFHIVLFFLVFVSCKKDEILIVDATSKAFNLDNGVLKFEDSPFTGKLVSHFQNGQIQSEIFYTEGRKQGSEKQWFQDGALALERFYNQGVKVGIHKAWWQNGAQKFVYTFNNKGEFHGNVKEWYADGKRSMDFNYKNGKESGSQKLWKIDGSIKSNYEVIDGERFGLVGLKKCFTVTKDSDEIK; encoded by the coding sequence TTGAAGCACACTCTTTTTCATATTGTTCTGTTCTTTTTGGTTTTTGTCTCTTGCAAGAAAGACGAAATCCTGATTGTTGATGCTACCAGTAAAGCGTTTAATCTAGATAATGGCGTGTTAAAATTTGAAGACAGCCCGTTTACAGGAAAATTAGTTAGCCATTTTCAAAACGGACAAATACAATCTGAGATATTTTATACCGAAGGTAGAAAACAAGGTTCTGAAAAACAGTGGTTTCAAGATGGTGCATTAGCGCTTGAAAGATTTTATAATCAAGGTGTTAAAGTAGGAATCCATAAGGCTTGGTGGCAAAACGGAGCTCAGAAATTTGTTTACACTTTTAACAACAAAGGTGAGTTTCATGGCAATGTAAAAGAATGGTATGCCGATGGAAAACGCTCTATGGATTTTAATTATAAGAACGGAAAAGAGTCTGGTTCCCAAAAGTTATGGAAGATAGATGGTAGCATTAAATCTAACTATGAAGTAATTGATGGAGAGCGTTTTGGGCTCGTAGGATTAAAAAAGTGCTTTACCGTAACTAAAGATAGTGACGAGATAAAATGA
- a CDS encoding YHYH protein produces the protein MKNVKKLLALPLLLTIIFIACSSGDDVIVNQEEDNNNNMDNTENPVEPEPDNTSYDISSILSKFSGTGLSYEVNGNTVTFITQDLPNHTSPYWPESNPLHAEYNGTNSEFRINPNRIGTQNIVFTITLNPEEATNKEATPMGPIGISRNGVVFFNQYAAGGSPLTREINSFDQWLGHPTGGSVYHYHIEPAYLTEQFGDDAFLGLLADGFPVYGPMESGKEITNSDLDDYHGHSHATADFPDGIYHYHITSEDPYLNGNGFYGTPGNISR, from the coding sequence ATGAAAAATGTAAAGAAATTACTAGCATTACCATTGTTGTTGACTATTATTTTTATAGCCTGCTCTAGCGGTGATGATGTTATTGTAAATCAAGAAGAGGATAATAATAACAATATGGATAATACAGAGAACCCAGTGGAACCAGAGCCAGATAATACGAGTTACGATATTAGTAGTATTCTGTCTAAGTTTTCTGGAACGGGATTGTCTTACGAGGTGAATGGTAATACGGTAACTTTCATTACTCAAGATTTACCCAATCATACCAGTCCGTATTGGCCAGAATCTAATCCTTTGCATGCTGAATACAACGGAACAAACAGCGAATTTCGAATAAACCCTAATAGAATTGGAACACAAAATATTGTGTTTACAATTACTTTAAACCCTGAGGAAGCCACAAATAAAGAAGCTACGCCTATGGGGCCTATTGGAATTTCGAGAAATGGGGTTGTATTTTTTAATCAATATGCTGCAGGAGGTTCTCCCTTAACTCGAGAAATTAATTCTTTTGATCAATGGCTCGGTCACCCAACAGGTGGAAGTGTTTATCATTATCATATTGAACCTGCGTATTTAACCGAGCAGTTTGGAGATGATGCCTTTTTAGGATTATTAGCAGATGGTTTCCCGGTATATGGACCAATGGAAAGTGGAAAAGAAATCACCAATTCAGATTTAGACGATTATCACGGTCATTCTCATGCTACGGCAGATTTTCCTGATGGTATTTATCATTACCATATTACTAGCGAAGATCCTTATTTAAATGGAAATGGCTTTTATGGTACGCCAGGGAATATTTCACGTTAA
- a CDS encoding RsmB/NOP family class I SAM-dependent RNA methyltransferase, with the protein MRLHRNLCFAVIDGLTDIFNEDNYADKVIQQLLKRDKRWGARDRAFVAETTYDIVRWKRLYAEIAEVKEPFNRDNLWRMFAVWATLKGIKLPDWKYFVGTPTRKIKGRFDELSKIRKFRESIPDWIDELGIEELGEKKWTKEIAVQNKQADVILRTNTLKTSKEKLQNILFDENIETEFIKGYSSALKLKERANVFVTDAFKNGLFEVQDASSQLVADMLDVKPGMKVVDTCAGAGGKTLHIASLMENKGQIVAMDIYESKLKKLKVRARRNGVHNIDLKVIDSTKPIKKLHNKAHRVLIDAPCSGLGVLRRNPDAKWKLEPEFLDQIRGIQQDILQRYSKMVKSGGKLVYATCSVLPSENENQVNAFLDSEAGKEFTFVKDKKVLAHESGYDGFYMALLEKH; encoded by the coding sequence ATGAGATTACACAGAAACTTATGCTTTGCGGTTATTGATGGTTTGACCGATATTTTCAATGAAGACAATTATGCCGATAAAGTCATTCAGCAGCTATTAAAAAGAGACAAACGTTGGGGTGCACGTGACCGCGCTTTTGTTGCAGAAACCACTTATGATATAGTACGATGGAAACGCCTTTATGCCGAAATTGCTGAAGTCAAAGAACCTTTTAACCGTGATAATCTTTGGCGTATGTTTGCCGTTTGGGCAACCTTAAAAGGAATTAAGCTACCAGATTGGAAATATTTTGTTGGTACACCTACCAGAAAAATAAAAGGCCGTTTCGATGAACTTTCTAAAATCAGGAAATTTAGAGAATCTATTCCAGATTGGATTGATGAACTTGGTATTGAGGAATTAGGTGAGAAAAAATGGACCAAAGAAATAGCGGTCCAAAATAAACAGGCCGATGTTATCTTAAGAACCAATACCCTAAAAACTTCTAAAGAAAAACTACAAAATATTTTATTCGACGAGAATATTGAAACCGAATTTATAAAAGGTTATTCGTCGGCTTTAAAACTAAAAGAACGCGCTAATGTTTTTGTAACCGATGCGTTTAAAAACGGTCTATTCGAAGTTCAGGACGCCTCATCGCAGTTGGTGGCTGATATGCTTGATGTAAAGCCAGGCATGAAAGTCGTAGACACTTGTGCCGGTGCCGGTGGAAAAACACTACATATTGCTTCCTTGATGGAAAATAAAGGCCAAATTGTGGCCATGGACATCTATGAAAGCAAACTTAAGAAGCTTAAAGTTAGAGCAAGACGAAACGGTGTTCACAACATAGATCTAAAGGTTATAGATTCCACTAAGCCTATTAAAAAACTTCACAATAAGGCACACCGTGTGCTTATAGATGCCCCTTGTTCTGGCCTTGGTGTTTTAAGAAGAAACCCAGATGCCAAATGGAAATTAGAACCTGAGTTTCTTGATCAAATAAGAGGTATTCAGCAAGACATTCTACAGCGTTATTCTAAAATGGTAAAGTCGGGCGGAAAATTGGTGTATGCGACATGTTCTGTGTTACCTTCGGAAAATGAAAATCAGGTAAATGCATTCCTAGATTCTGAAGCCGGTAAAGAGTTTACCTTTGTAAAAGACAAAAAAGTATTGGCTCACGAATCTGGTTATGACGGCTTTTACATGGCGTTGTTAGAGAAGCATTAA
- a CDS encoding fructosamine kinase family protein: MAKEDLKKHLGNILYENIENLQPISGGDISQAYRIDTNNSSYFLKLNGADKLNMFKTEAYGLELIAKTNTIKTPKILAFDVFENSAFLLMEFVESKSPTAQDFKALGKQLAALHQCTSESFGLDTNNFIGSLTQSNNQHESWTDFYIDERLIPQLDLAKSKGLLNAKEIPLTSAMKDALQTLFQNIKPSLLHGDLWSGNYLIASNGTPYLIDPAVYYGHSEIDIAMTKLFGGFSNHFYEAYFDTMPPDDYTNQRIEIYQLYYLLVHLNLFGRSYYGSVASILKSFFS, translated from the coding sequence ATGGCAAAAGAAGACTTGAAAAAACATCTTGGAAACATACTTTACGAAAACATTGAAAATTTACAACCTATTAGCGGCGGCGATATTTCACAAGCCTATAGAATTGACACAAACAATTCAAGTTATTTTTTAAAGTTGAACGGTGCAGACAAGCTCAACATGTTTAAAACCGAAGCCTATGGCTTAGAACTGATTGCTAAAACAAATACTATTAAAACACCTAAAATTTTAGCTTTCGATGTATTTGAAAACTCGGCTTTTCTATTAATGGAATTTGTGGAGTCCAAATCACCAACAGCCCAAGACTTTAAAGCATTGGGTAAGCAGTTAGCTGCATTGCACCAATGTACATCGGAAAGTTTTGGACTTGACACAAACAACTTTATTGGCAGTCTAACTCAGTCTAACAACCAACATGAATCTTGGACCGATTTCTACATTGATGAACGCCTAATACCTCAACTAGACCTCGCCAAAAGCAAAGGACTATTAAACGCTAAAGAGATTCCCTTGACCTCAGCAATGAAAGACGCTTTACAGACTCTTTTCCAAAACATAAAACCATCGCTTTTACATGGCGATTTATGGAGTGGCAACTACCTCATTGCTTCAAACGGGACGCCTTACCTGATTGACCCAGCAGTTTATTACGGACATAGCGAAATTGATATCGCCATGACCAAACTGTTTGGTGGATTCTCTAATCATTTTTATGAGGCATACTTTGACACGATGCCTCCAGATGACTATACAAATCAACGCATTGAGATTTACCAATTGTATTATTTGTTAGTGCATTTGAATTTGTTTGGACGAAGTTATTATGGTTCCGTAGCCTCTATTTTGAAAAGTTTTTTTTCTTGA
- a CDS encoding DUF2975 domain-containing protein has translation MKRNKIIQTTLNLNRFTFWLSIVGGTALILYIGYLFIFPESYPDIKILNDGNISTFYLCTECDYTAKSIPITEVGSEMKIWILLRLATMGLLFILITNEVIKILKSVRDYKTFHNQNMLYFKRIAKYTLAIAFFRTINFVDEGQHGIGLEIGFPLDLLLFALFSLSLSEVFKEGQLLQEDKDSIL, from the coding sequence ATGAAACGAAATAAAATAATTCAGACCACATTAAACCTTAATAGATTCACTTTTTGGTTGTCAATAGTTGGAGGGACTGCACTTATTCTTTATATAGGCTATTTATTTATTTTTCCAGAATCGTATCCCGATATTAAAATTTTAAATGATGGAAATATTTCAACCTTTTACTTATGTACTGAATGTGATTATACTGCAAAAAGTATCCCTATTACGGAAGTTGGTTCAGAAATGAAAATCTGGATACTACTGCGCCTAGCTACAATGGGTTTACTATTTATATTGATTACTAATGAAGTAATCAAAATTTTAAAATCAGTTAGAGATTATAAAACATTCCATAATCAAAACATGTTGTATTTCAAACGAATAGCTAAATATACCTTAGCAATCGCCTTTTTTAGAACCATCAATTTTGTTGACGAGGGACAACACGGGATAGGTTTAGAAATAGGGTTTCCCCTAGATTTGTTGCTATTTGCGTTATTCAGCCTAAGTCTTAGTGAAGTTTTTAAAGAAGGTCAACTCTTGCAAGAGGATAAAGATTCAATATTATGA
- a CDS encoding helix-turn-helix transcriptional regulator has protein sequence MSIVINLDVMLAKRKMKLKDLAETIGISETNLSLLKTGKVKGIRFNTLDSICEVLECQPGDILEHIPPDS, from the coding sequence ATGAGTATCGTTATAAATCTGGATGTAATGCTGGCCAAACGTAAAATGAAGCTAAAGGACTTGGCAGAGACCATTGGTATATCTGAAACCAATCTCTCCCTACTGAAAACAGGTAAAGTGAAAGGTATCAGGTTCAATACATTGGATAGCATTTGTGAAGTATTGGAATGCCAACCTGGAGATATATTAGAACACATCCCTCCAGATTCGTAA
- the purL gene encoding phosphoribosylformylglycinamidine synthase, which yields MIHFFGNTSGKVFAVQSSEELSTEIISKLTWLFGNQPKIEQASLDAFFVGPRAAMITPWSTNAVEITQNMGITGIIRIEEFQAVSDDFKDYDPMISEKFNGLNQESFTIDIEPEPILDIKDIAAYNIQEGLSLSDEEVAYLEGVSKKIGRPLTDSEVFGFSQVNSEHCRHKIFNGTFVIDGEEKPTSLFKLIRKTSEEHPNDIVSAYKDNVAFIQGPVVEQFAPKRADVPDYYTTQDFESVISLKAETHNFPTTVEPFNGAATGSGGEIRDRLAGGKGSLPLAGTAVYMTSYSRLEENRPWEKAFEERNWLYQTPMDILIKASNGASDFGNKFGQPLICGSVLTFEHEEEAQKLGFDKVIMLAGGIGYGKKDQALKDTPKTGDKIVILGGENYRIGMGGAAVSSADTGEFASGIELNAVQRSNPEMQKRAANAVRGMVESDENFIVSIHDHGAGGHLNCLSELVEDTGGKIDLDALPVGDPTLSDKEIIGNESQERMGLVISEEHIDTLNKIADRERSPMYTVGDVTGDDRFTFQSKTKGNTPMDLAMEDMFGSSPKTIMTDKTVKRNYADVSYNSDDFYNYLDQVLQLEAVACKDWLTNKVDRCVGGKVAKQQCVGPLQIPLNNVGVMALDFRGKEGIATSIGHSPVSALIDPVAGSRNSITESLTNIIWAPLKDGLKNVSLSANWMWPCKNEGEDARLYEAVQAVSEFSIDLGINVPTGKDSLSMKQKYPNGDVISPGTVIISAGANCNDINKVVEPVLKKNGGDIYYINISQDDFKLGGSSFAQIVNKIGNEAPTVKDAGYLKTVFNTIQDLIRDEQIVAGHDVASGGLITTLLELCFADTNIGAELDLSDLNEKDSLKLLFSENAGIVIQSKDSSIEKVLSDANITFSKIGSVTESDNLSIINGTDVFTMTISRLRDVWYKTSFLLDQKQTANGLAEERYNNFKNQPLQYTFPENFTGKLADVIQSDSEESRPKAAILREKGSNSEREMANAMYLAGFDVKDVHMTDLISGRETLEDIQFLGAVGGFSNSDVLGSAKGWAGAIKYNEKARQVIRNFFDREDTLSVGICNGCQLWMELDLINPDHEIHGKMRHNDSHKHESSFTSVKIQENNSVMLSSLAGSTLGVWISHGEGKFNLPYAEDQYHIVAKYGYEGYPHNPNGSDFNTAMMCDKTGRHLVTMPHIERSTFQWNWANYPDGRKDEVSPWLEAFVNARKWVEKH from the coding sequence ATGATTCATTTCTTTGGAAACACTAGCGGCAAAGTATTTGCTGTACAATCATCAGAAGAATTATCTACTGAAATCATTTCGAAATTAACCTGGTTATTTGGCAACCAGCCTAAAATAGAACAAGCATCATTAGATGCTTTTTTTGTTGGACCTAGAGCTGCCATGATTACCCCTTGGAGTACCAATGCTGTGGAAATTACTCAAAACATGGGTATTACCGGAATTATCAGAATTGAGGAATTCCAAGCGGTTTCTGATGATTTCAAAGATTACGACCCCATGATTTCCGAGAAATTTAATGGATTAAATCAAGAATCATTTACCATAGATATTGAGCCAGAACCTATTTTAGATATTAAGGACATTGCGGCTTACAACATTCAAGAAGGCTTATCGTTAAGCGACGAAGAAGTTGCCTATTTGGAAGGTGTTTCAAAAAAAATTGGTCGTCCGTTAACCGATTCCGAAGTTTTCGGATTTTCACAAGTAAATAGTGAGCATTGTCGCCATAAAATCTTCAATGGAACTTTTGTCATTGATGGTGAGGAAAAACCAACTTCATTATTCAAATTAATTAGAAAAACTTCCGAAGAGCATCCAAATGATATTGTTTCGGCCTACAAAGACAACGTCGCCTTTATTCAAGGGCCAGTAGTTGAGCAATTCGCACCAAAACGTGCCGATGTTCCAGATTATTATACTACTCAAGATTTTGAATCGGTGATTTCATTAAAAGCCGAAACGCATAACTTCCCAACAACAGTTGAGCCATTTAATGGCGCTGCAACGGGTTCTGGTGGAGAAATTAGAGATAGATTAGCAGGTGGAAAAGGATCTCTTCCTTTAGCAGGAACTGCGGTTTATATGACCTCTTATTCACGTTTGGAAGAAAACAGACCTTGGGAAAAAGCGTTTGAAGAACGTAATTGGTTATACCAAACCCCAATGGATATTTTAATAAAAGCATCTAATGGTGCATCCGACTTTGGAAACAAATTTGGTCAGCCATTAATTTGTGGTTCGGTATTGACTTTTGAGCATGAAGAAGAAGCACAAAAATTAGGCTTTGACAAAGTGATTATGCTTGCTGGTGGTATTGGTTACGGTAAAAAAGACCAAGCCTTAAAAGACACGCCGAAAACAGGTGATAAAATCGTTATCCTTGGTGGTGAAAACTACCGCATTGGTATGGGTGGTGCCGCGGTATCAAGTGCTGACACTGGTGAATTTGCTTCTGGTATTGAGTTAAATGCGGTGCAACGTTCTAATCCAGAAATGCAAAAACGTGCTGCTAACGCGGTACGTGGTATGGTAGAAAGCGATGAAAACTTTATCGTTTCTATCCACGACCACGGTGCTGGCGGACACTTAAACTGTTTGTCTGAGTTGGTTGAAGATACTGGTGGAAAAATCGATTTAGATGCACTACCTGTTGGTGACCCTACCCTGTCTGATAAAGAAATTATTGGTAACGAATCTCAAGAACGTATGGGATTGGTTATTTCAGAAGAACATATTGATACCCTAAATAAAATAGCCGATAGAGAGCGTTCGCCAATGTACACTGTTGGTGACGTTACAGGTGATGACCGATTTACGTTCCAATCTAAAACCAAGGGTAATACCCCAATGGATTTAGCTATGGAAGATATGTTTGGTAGCTCTCCAAAAACCATCATGACCGATAAAACGGTTAAACGTAATTATGCAGATGTTAGTTACAACTCGGATGATTTCTACAACTACCTAGACCAAGTTTTACAGTTAGAAGCTGTAGCTTGTAAAGACTGGTTAACAAATAAAGTAGACCGTTGTGTTGGCGGAAAGGTAGCTAAACAACAATGTGTTGGACCGTTACAAATCCCGTTGAACAATGTAGGTGTAATGGCACTGGATTTTAGAGGCAAAGAAGGTATTGCTACCTCTATTGGGCACTCTCCAGTTTCAGCTTTAATAGACCCTGTTGCTGGTAGTAGAAACTCTATTACAGAGTCATTAACCAATATTATTTGGGCACCTTTAAAAGACGGACTGAAAAATGTATCGTTATCTGCTAACTGGATGTGGCCTTGTAAAAACGAAGGTGAAGATGCTAGATTATACGAAGCGGTTCAGGCAGTTTCTGAATTCTCAATTGATTTAGGAATCAATGTGCCTACAGGAAAGGATTCTTTATCCATGAAACAGAAATACCCGAATGGTGATGTGATTTCTCCAGGAACGGTAATCATTTCTGCTGGTGCCAACTGTAACGATATCAATAAGGTTGTTGAGCCAGTTTTAAAGAAAAACGGCGGCGATATTTATTATATCAATATCTCTCAAGACGACTTTAAATTAGGGGGAAGTTCCTTTGCACAAATCGTTAATAAAATTGGTAATGAAGCACCAACAGTTAAAGATGCGGGCTATCTTAAAACCGTTTTTAATACCATTCAGGATTTAATTAGAGACGAACAAATTGTTGCTGGACATGATGTCGCTTCTGGTGGATTAATCACTACGCTTTTAGAGCTATGTTTTGCTGATACTAATATTGGTGCTGAATTAGACCTTTCAGACCTTAATGAAAAAGACTCATTAAAACTGTTGTTCTCTGAAAATGCAGGTATCGTCATTCAGTCGAAAGATAGCTCAATTGAAAAAGTACTGTCTGATGCTAATATTACGTTCAGCAAAATTGGATCGGTAACAGAAAGTGACAACTTAAGTATCATTAATGGAACTGATGTATTTACTATGACTATCTCTAGATTAAGAGATGTTTGGTACAAGACGTCTTTCTTGTTAGACCAAAAGCAAACGGCTAACGGTCTTGCTGAAGAACGTTACAACAATTTTAAAAACCAACCTTTACAATATACATTCCCTGAAAACTTTACGGGGAAACTTGCGGATGTCATTCAGAGCGATAGCGAAGAATCCCGTCCCAAAGCAGCCATTCTTCGTGAAAAAGGAAGTAACTCTGAGCGTGAAATGGCTAACGCTATGTACTTAGCTGGATTTGACGTGAAAGATGTTCATATGACCGACTTAATTTCTGGTCGTGAAACCTTAGAAGACATTCAGTTCTTAGGTGCTGTTGGTGGGTTCTCAAATTCGGACGTTTTAGGTTCTGCCAAAGGATGGGCAGGCGCTATTAAATACAATGAAAAAGCAAGACAAGTCATTAGAAATTTCTTTGACAGGGAGGACACCCTTTCTGTTGGAATCTGTAATGGATGTCAACTTTGGATGGAATTAGACCTCATCAATCCAGACCATGAGATTCATGGTAAAATGCGCCATAATGATTCTCATAAACACGAAAGTTCATTTACTTCGGTTAAGATCCAAGAGAACAATTCGGTGATGTTATCGTCATTAGCTGGAAGCACTTTAGGTGTTTGGATTTCGCATGGAGAAGGAAAGTTCAATTTACCATATGCTGAAGACCAATATCATATTGTTGCTAAATATGGTTATGAAGGTTATCCTCATAACCCTAATGGTTCGGACTTTAACACGGCAATGATGTGTGATAAGACTGGACGTCATTTAGTGACCATGCCGCACATAGAGCGTTCTACGTTCCAATGGAACTGGGCTAACTATCCCGACGGACGTAAAGACGAAGTGTCTCCATGGTTAGAGGCTTTTGTGAATGCTAGAAAGTGGGTTGAGAAGCATTAA
- a CDS encoding GIY-YIG nuclease family protein: MPKRAYHNYWVYIITNKPKGVLYIGVTGGLDDRMERHIEGKEKSFSAKYKLKKLVYYEEFQFIEDAIRREKQLKNWHREWKINLIESINPNWDNLWKPLGVDPETSSG; encoded by the coding sequence ATACCTAAACGAGCTTATCACAACTATTGGGTTTATATTATCACTAATAAACCAAAAGGCGTTTTATATATTGGTGTCACCGGAGGGCTGGATGACAGAATGGAAAGGCATATCGAAGGAAAAGAAAAATCATTTTCTGCAAAGTATAAACTTAAAAAGCTCGTTTACTATGAAGAGTTTCAATTTATTGAAGATGCTATTAGACGAGAAAAGCAATTAAAGAATTGGCATAGGGAATGGAAAATCAATTTGATTGAAAGTATTAATCCAAATTGGGACAATCTTTGGAAGCCTTTGGGAGTAGACCCTGAAACAAGTTCAGGGTGA
- a CDS encoding OFA family MFS transporter, whose amino-acid sequence MSEQKKLKNRWLIAASAVGIHISIGSVYAYSVMTNPVKDIFDVDGSVIKWAFKIAILLLGLSAAFLGRWVEKVGPKVSGTTAGLFYGLGILGSGLAVQFGQLWLFYLCYGVIGGIGLGLGYITPVSTLVKWFPDRRGLATGMAIMGFGFAALIFGPVMQSLFDAVGVSNAFYILGAIYMVLILVSARYIERPPEGYMPEGFKPGEGKTIKADLANITANEALRTPRFYYIWIMMFINIACGIAVISAASPMMQEKLNYTPMEAAAIVGLIGVFNGVGRIMWSTLSDYLGRANTYIIFFGFQILAFWFLPQISMELAFLVILFTVITMYGGGFATLPAFLGDLFGTKQLGAIHGMVLSAWALAGVVGPTIYDEVKNATGSLDATLAVFAGLFIVALIVSLLMKRTIVLSYRKINKGLKFA is encoded by the coding sequence ATGAGTGAGCAAAAAAAATTAAAAAACAGATGGTTAATAGCGGCATCTGCTGTAGGAATACATATTTCTATTGGATCAGTATATGCCTATTCAGTAATGACCAATCCGGTAAAGGATATATTTGATGTAGACGGAAGTGTCATAAAATGGGCTTTTAAAATCGCCATTTTATTATTAGGACTTTCAGCAGCATTTTTAGGACGTTGGGTAGAAAAAGTAGGGCCTAAGGTAAGTGGTACCACAGCAGGATTGTTCTATGGGTTGGGTATTTTGGGCTCTGGACTTGCGGTTCAATTCGGTCAGCTTTGGTTATTTTATTTATGTTATGGTGTTATTGGTGGTATAGGTCTCGGACTTGGATACATCACACCTGTAAGTACATTAGTAAAATGGTTTCCAGACAGACGGGGCTTAGCAACGGGAATGGCTATTATGGGCTTTGGTTTTGCTGCCTTGATTTTCGGTCCAGTGATGCAATCGTTATTTGATGCTGTAGGTGTTTCTAACGCGTTTTATATTTTAGGAGCTATTTATATGGTTTTAATTCTAGTCTCTGCTAGATATATAGAAAGACCTCCAGAAGGTTACATGCCAGAAGGGTTTAAGCCAGGTGAAGGAAAAACAATTAAAGCAGATTTAGCAAATATCACAGCTAATGAAGCCTTAAGAACGCCTCGTTTTTATTATATCTGGATTATGATGTTCATTAACATAGCCTGCGGTATTGCAGTTATTTCTGCAGCCAGTCCCATGATGCAGGAGAAGTTAAATTATACCCCAATGGAAGCAGCGGCTATCGTTGGTTTAATTGGTGTATTTAATGGTGTAGGTAGAATTATGTGGTCTACGTTATCGGATTATTTAGGAAGAGCTAACACGTATATTATCTTTTTCGGATTCCAAATATTAGCATTTTGGTTCTTGCCACAAATATCCATGGAGTTGGCATTCTTAGTCATACTATTTACAGTGATAACGATGTATGGAGGTGGCTTTGCAACCTTACCAGCATTCCTTGGTGATTTATTCGGAACAAAACAATTAGGTGCCATCCACGGTATGGTTCTATCGGCATGGGCATTGGCAGGTGTTGTTGGTCCAACCATTTACGATGAGGTTAAAAATGCTACAGGCTCATTAGATGCTACACTGGCAGTATTTGCTGGTCTGTTTATAGTTGCGCTTATCGTTTCATTATTAATGAAAAGAACTATTGTGCTATCGTACAGAAAAATAAATAAAGGCTTAAAGTTTGCTTAA